Proteins from a genomic interval of Candidatus Dormiibacterota bacterium:
- a CDS encoding amidase has translation MTDEDIAYLDATALGRRIARKQISSVELTQLYLDRLERYGPHLNAVVTIMHERALREARAADAELARGHRRSALHGVPYGVKDLLAAVGAPTTWGAQPYRDQVFHFDATVVARLHAAGAVLLGKLAMVELAGGFGYNEADASFTGPGRTPWNRDYWSGGSSSGPGACVAAGLVGFAIGSETNGSILTPSAMCGVTGLRPTFGRVSRYGAMALMWSSDKLGPMARSARDTELVLRTIAGADPHDDTARTERFVKAKKRPRIGVVKGAREKNQHAVTKNFEASLAVLREFADVVEGAVLPDLPYGAVIGALINGECAAAFRDLIESGRARELRSPADRIGGYMQYNTLAVDYVDAMRVRKQIVRAVTAAVKPYDALVFPTLPTVAYPIDVPFDKVYPDAPGAIDAVTPGNLTGIPSMNVPNGFGEHGLPTGLGLLGNAWGEAQLVAIAAQVQRRTPFHTKRPVLA, from the coding sequence ATGACCGACGAAGATATCGCCTACCTCGATGCCACGGCGCTGGGCCGGCGCATCGCGCGCAAGCAGATCAGCTCCGTCGAATTGACGCAACTATACCTCGATCGCCTGGAACGCTACGGACCGCACCTCAATGCGGTCGTGACGATCATGCACGAGCGGGCCCTGCGTGAGGCCCGTGCGGCCGATGCGGAGCTGGCGCGCGGGCATCGCCGTAGCGCCCTGCACGGCGTGCCGTACGGGGTCAAGGATCTGCTCGCCGCCGTCGGTGCGCCGACCACGTGGGGAGCCCAGCCGTACCGCGATCAAGTTTTCCATTTCGATGCGACCGTCGTCGCCCGTCTGCACGCGGCGGGGGCCGTACTTCTCGGAAAGCTCGCGATGGTCGAACTCGCGGGCGGTTTCGGATACAACGAGGCGGACGCGTCGTTTACCGGCCCGGGCCGCACGCCCTGGAACCGCGACTACTGGAGCGGCGGCAGTTCGAGCGGGCCGGGCGCCTGCGTCGCGGCTGGATTGGTGGGTTTCGCGATCGGCTCGGAGACCAACGGCTCGATCCTCACACCATCCGCGATGTGCGGCGTGACGGGATTACGCCCAACCTTCGGCCGCGTCAGCCGTTACGGCGCGATGGCGCTGATGTGGAGTTCCGATAAGCTCGGCCCGATGGCGCGTTCTGCGCGCGATACGGAGTTGGTCCTGCGAACGATCGCCGGCGCCGACCCGCACGACGACACCGCGCGCACCGAGCGGTTCGTAAAAGCGAAGAAACGTCCGCGAATCGGGGTCGTCAAGGGCGCTCGCGAGAAGAACCAGCATGCCGTAACCAAGAACTTCGAGGCGTCGCTCGCGGTATTGCGGGAGTTCGCAGACGTTGTGGAAGGCGCCGTGCTACCCGACCTGCCGTACGGCGCGGTGATCGGTGCGCTGATCAACGGTGAATGCGCCGCGGCATTTCGCGATCTGATCGAGAGCGGACGCGCGCGCGAATTGCGTTCCCCCGCCGATCGTATCGGCGGCTATATGCAGTACAATACGCTCGCGGTCGATTACGTCGACGCGATGCGCGTACGCAAGCAGATCGTGCGAGCGGTTACGGCTGCCGTGAAGCCATACGATGCGCTGGTGTTTCCAACGCTGCCGACCGTCGCATACCCGATCGACGTGCCGTTCGACAAAGTCTATCCCGATGCTCCTGGTGCGATCGACGCCGTCACGCCCGGCAACCTCACGGGCATTCCCTCGATGAACGTGCCGAACGGCTTCGGCGAACACGGATTGCCGACCGGCCTCGGGCTGCTCGGCAACGCGTGGGGCGAGGCGCAACTCGTCGCCATCGCGGCTCAAGTACAGCGGCGAACGCCGTTTCATACCAAACGTCCGGTGTTGGCATAA
- a CDS encoding ribonuclease J gives MNSDTLVVPAPPKEPFVRLVPLGGCGEIGRNMTVVETNEDLVVVDCGLMFPDDEMFGVDVVINDFTYVRERAHKLRAVLVTHGHEDHIGGIPYFLREFPDTPIVGTPLSLALIKAKSRDHKLGDVDFVQVQPGDRVAYGSIEAEFVHINHSVAGACSIAIRTPVGIFFHTGDFKFDQTPIDGKPADFARIARIGDEGVLCMLSDSTNAERPGHTLSERIVGEAFTAIFQRAKGRIVVASFASNVPRVQQAVDHAVQFGRKVAFLGRSMQNVVHFASELGHLRIPPGTVIKIEEVDNYPPEQVMVMTTGSQGEPMSGLARMSVRDHKKFKIVPGDTVVISATPIPGNEKSVYKTINNLCKIGAIVIHGSEGKSHVSGHASQEELLLMLNLVRPEFFIPIHGEYRMLMQHGRLAAQTGVDSGNVFVVEDGDVLEFTLEYGDKIGKTYGGNVLVDGSGVGDIGEAVLRDRKALSNDGILMVVVTIDAEEARLIGTPDIVSKGVFYLPDSDELLDELRALAQRTIEGVSVEGLRDVNTVKEHIRNALSKAIYGKTKRRPIIVPVVMEV, from the coding sequence TTGAATTCCGATACCTTGGTCGTCCCTGCCCCGCCGAAGGAGCCCTTCGTCCGCCTCGTCCCGCTGGGCGGGTGTGGCGAAATCGGCCGCAACATGACGGTGGTCGAGACGAATGAAGACTTAGTGGTGGTCGATTGTGGCCTGATGTTCCCCGACGATGAGATGTTCGGGGTCGACGTAGTCATCAACGACTTCACGTACGTGCGCGAACGCGCGCACAAGCTGCGTGCCGTGCTGGTCACCCACGGGCACGAAGATCACATCGGCGGGATTCCGTATTTTCTGCGCGAGTTTCCGGACACCCCGATCGTTGGAACCCCTCTCTCGCTCGCGCTGATCAAAGCGAAATCGCGCGACCATAAATTGGGCGACGTCGATTTCGTGCAGGTGCAGCCGGGCGACCGCGTGGCCTACGGATCGATCGAAGCGGAGTTCGTGCACATCAATCATTCGGTCGCGGGAGCCTGTTCGATCGCGATTCGCACGCCCGTCGGCATCTTTTTCCACACCGGCGATTTCAAGTTCGATCAAACGCCCATCGACGGCAAGCCGGCGGACTTCGCCCGCATCGCGCGAATCGGAGACGAGGGCGTGCTCTGCATGCTTTCGGATTCCACCAACGCGGAGCGCCCGGGCCACACGCTCTCGGAGCGCATCGTCGGTGAAGCCTTTACCGCGATCTTTCAGCGGGCCAAGGGGCGCATCGTCGTCGCGTCGTTCGCCTCGAACGTTCCGCGCGTACAGCAAGCCGTCGATCACGCGGTGCAGTTCGGGCGCAAGGTTGCATTTTTGGGGCGCTCGATGCAGAACGTCGTACACTTCGCAAGCGAACTTGGACACCTTCGGATTCCGCCCGGAACCGTCATCAAAATCGAAGAAGTCGATAACTATCCGCCCGAGCAGGTGATGGTGATGACCACCGGCTCGCAGGGCGAGCCGATGAGCGGGCTCGCGCGGATGTCGGTCCGCGACCACAAGAAATTCAAAATCGTCCCCGGCGATACGGTGGTCATCAGCGCCACGCCGATCCCGGGTAACGAGAAGAGCGTTTACAAAACGATCAACAACCTGTGCAAGATCGGGGCCATCGTCATTCACGGTTCCGAGGGCAAGTCGCACGTCTCGGGGCATGCCTCGCAAGAGGAATTGCTGCTGATGCTCAACCTCGTGCGTCCGGAATTCTTCATTCCGATCCACGGTGAGTATCGGATGCTGATGCAGCACGGCCGTCTGGCCGCGCAGACCGGCGTCGATTCCGGCAACGTGTTCGTCGTCGAAGACGGCGACGTGCTCGAGTTCACGCTCGAATACGGCGACAAAATCGGTAAGACGTACGGCGGCAACGTGCTCGTAGACGGATCGGGCGTCGGCGACATCGGCGAAGCCGTCCTGCGAGATCGCAAAGCGCTCTCCAACGACGGGATCCTGATGGTCGTGGTGACGATCGATGCTGAAGAAGCGCGTCTGATCGGCACGCCGGACATCGTCTCCAAGGGCGTCTTCTACCTGCCGGACTCCGACGAGCTGCTCGATGAATTGCGTGCTCTGGCTCAACGTACGATCGAGGGGGTCTCGGTCGAGGGTTTGCGCGACGTCAATACGGTCAAGGAGCACATTCGCAACGCGCTCTCCAAGGCGATTTACGGCAAAACCAAACGGCGCCCGATCATCGTCCCGGTGGTGATGGAAGTCTGA
- a CDS encoding ABC transporter permease, whose protein sequence is MMYFDEALRVLLANKLRSLLTITGLIIGVGAVIAIQVLGASMAGAVNGALGALADNSFVIFPNSRQRDASKASIRLSDLAAIQQSVPGILSARPLGISSQLARVGHVLARFSISPEGAPPFSNLPIVYGRNLNSDDIAGATNVCVLSNAAYLKLFPDGGDPTGQSLYAGSHRYVVIGVLAAPKRGFLNLQFSGDITIPWTTFVHDYVTGQNIFGAGFLVTDASRIPQIEIAVQDKLRALHGGKDLQYQTADKAKFTQGVGGVFNALTLIVGLIGAVSLLVAGIGIMNIMLVSVAERTREIGVRKAIGARGGQILWQFFIEALLLCSAGCAIGLAIGLGLGAFINDVFIIKLTGTVVPIPWLQATGIAVSFAVVVTLAFGTYPAYRAASLDPIEALRYE, encoded by the coding sequence ATGATGTACTTCGACGAAGCACTGCGGGTGCTGCTCGCCAACAAGCTGCGTTCGCTCCTGACGATCACCGGCCTCATCATCGGCGTCGGCGCGGTGATCGCCATTCAAGTGCTGGGAGCGAGCATGGCCGGCGCGGTGAACGGCGCGCTCGGAGCGTTAGCCGACAACTCGTTCGTCATCTTTCCGAACTCCCGGCAGCGCGACGCGTCGAAGGCAAGCATTCGGCTCAGCGATCTCGCCGCGATCCAGCAGAGCGTTCCCGGGATCCTCTCCGCCAGACCCCTCGGCATCTCGAGCCAACTCGCGCGCGTGGGGCACGTCCTCGCCCGTTTCAGTATCTCTCCCGAAGGCGCCCCGCCGTTCAGCAATCTCCCGATCGTTTACGGTCGCAATCTGAATTCCGACGACATTGCGGGCGCGACCAACGTGTGCGTGCTCTCGAACGCCGCCTATCTCAAGCTCTTTCCGGACGGGGGCGACCCAACCGGGCAGAGCCTCTACGCCGGAAGCCACCGCTACGTCGTGATCGGGGTGCTGGCGGCGCCGAAACGAGGCTTCCTCAATCTGCAGTTTAGCGGTGACATCACGATTCCGTGGACCACCTTCGTGCACGATTACGTCACCGGGCAAAATATTTTCGGAGCGGGATTTTTGGTGACCGATGCATCCCGGATCCCGCAGATCGAGATCGCCGTCCAAGACAAGCTCCGCGCCCTCCACGGCGGTAAAGACCTCCAATACCAAACCGCCGACAAGGCGAAATTCACGCAGGGCGTCGGCGGAGTCTTCAACGCCCTCACGCTCATCGTCGGGTTGATCGGCGCGGTCTCGCTGCTGGTCGCCGGAATAGGGATCATGAACATCATGCTGGTCTCAGTTGCCGAACGAACGCGCGAGATCGGCGTACGTAAGGCCATCGGAGCGCGGGGCGGCCAGATCTTATGGCAGTTTTTTATTGAAGCGCTGCTACTCTGCAGTGCCGGCTGTGCGATCGGGCTCGCGATTGGTCTCGGCCTCGGGGCCTTTATCAACGATGTGTTCATCATCAAGCTCACGGGAACGGTCGTGCCCATACCGTGGCTCCAAGCCACCGGCATTGCGGTAAGCTTCGCCGTCGTCGTCACGCTGGCGTTCGGAACCTATCCCGCCTACCGCGCGGCAAGCTTAGACCCGATTGAGGCACTTCGCTATGAATAA
- a CDS encoding trypsin-like peptidase domain-containing protein: MPTVIVGLVGAVIGSFLMMLYASTHFSNAAGPMHTPPAMAAAPLNGVSDQDRIVSAVKRTKASVVAIQEEVNGQTVVPVDPFFQQFFGGSQGPGMVQPYKGRASGSGFVYDTNGDIVTNAHVVEPPNGGAVSKLTVVFADGQKVPAHVIAANIGADIAIIRPNSNVKLPPPLQLADSDKLEQGQWAIAIGEPLELQQTVTVGVVSAFNRDEPIPTESGGVIDFKGMLQTSAPINPGNSGGPLIDINGQVIGINQSTVKSAYAQGIGFAIPSNTVKKVVAELIKDPGVHQGTDIGFMGIVMTNLTPGLRNQIGYNGSGGVAVYQVVPNSPAGKAGLQPGDVILKADGKNFNDFKALHDYIGTKKPGQIIRLDVWSQGLDKFVAVKLEERPAAIPVGQVPGQQQQGPPGQP, encoded by the coding sequence ATGCCCACGGTCATCGTCGGCCTGGTGGGCGCCGTCATCGGCAGTTTCCTTATGATGCTCTACGCGAGCACACACTTTTCAAATGCGGCCGGCCCCATGCACACGCCGCCCGCTATGGCTGCCGCTCCGCTGAACGGCGTGAGCGATCAAGACCGCATCGTCAGCGCCGTCAAGCGCACCAAAGCATCGGTCGTGGCGATCCAGGAAGAGGTGAACGGGCAGACGGTCGTCCCCGTCGATCCGTTCTTCCAGCAATTCTTCGGCGGATCGCAAGGGCCGGGCATGGTGCAGCCCTATAAGGGTCGCGCCTCAGGCTCGGGCTTCGTGTACGACACCAACGGCGACATCGTCACCAACGCCCACGTCGTCGAACCGCCCAACGGCGGAGCGGTCTCGAAGCTGACCGTGGTCTTCGCCGACGGGCAGAAGGTGCCGGCTCACGTCATCGCGGCCAACATCGGCGCCGACATCGCCATCATCCGCCCGAACAGCAACGTCAAACTCCCCCCGCCTCTACAACTGGCGGATTCGGATAAGCTCGAACAGGGCCAGTGGGCGATCGCGATCGGCGAGCCGCTCGAACTCCAGCAGACCGTCACTGTCGGCGTGGTCTCGGCCTTCAATCGCGACGAGCCGATCCCGACCGAGAGCGGAGGCGTGATCGATTTCAAAGGCATGCTGCAGACCTCGGCCCCGATCAATCCGGGCAATTCCGGCGGCCCGCTGATCGATATCAACGGCCAGGTGATCGGCATCAACCAGTCGACGGTGAAATCAGCCTACGCGCAGGGCATCGGCTTCGCGATCCCCTCGAACACCGTGAAGAAGGTCGTCGCCGAACTCATCAAGGACCCCGGCGTCCATCAGGGCACCGACATCGGGTTCATGGGTATCGTCATGACCAACCTCACCCCCGGCCTACGCAATCAGATCGGTTATAACGGTTCCGGCGGTGTCGCCGTCTACCAGGTCGTACCGAACTCTCCGGCCGGCAAGGCCGGGCTCCAGCCGGGCGATGTCATCCTCAAGGCCGACGGCAAAAACTTCAACGACTTCAAGGCGCTGCACGACTACATCGGCACCAAGAAACCCGGGCAGATCATCCGCTTGGACGTATGGTCGCAAGGGCTCGATAAATTCGTCGCGGTTAAGCTCGAGGAGCGCCCGGCGGCTATCCCCGTCGGCCAGGTTCCCGGACAGCAGCAGCAGGGGCCGCCCGGGCAACCATAA
- a CDS encoding efflux RND transporter periplasmic adaptor subunit, producing MHRTRNLIIVLAAIVVLIVFAVVISRHSGNAAVSVKTQRIALANFTVKLPENGVVMHPHTATIPTLVAGNIGQIYVRSGEYVSQGQLLATVQNPTLQFNAAGSEADYSSSVANVSSARVNEQNAKVQYQAAVDTALANLKEAKRVYDADLALLQNKAIARNVVDADKAKLDVAQVTYDQAVAQLRLGAVSGYGQNSVQAAQAAARKAQILNSQNEQQLAFTRIVAPFSGMIQTVATQSGDSLRSMQPGDSVSAGQSLFTIAGGAGYIVKAQVDEQDIINVRVGQHAIVSGQDFPGTKIRGHVVQIAPVAVKSTDASSTAKQVLTTIALDESPSFLKDGMSADVDILTTEIPNAIAVPNDAIVKDGGKSYVYLDVKGIAKKQLVTTGRIGDTTTIVTSGLSPGELIVAQSNPLIKDGSAVKPMPSPSPSSSPATP from the coding sequence ATGCATCGCACTCGTAATCTCATCATCGTCCTCGCGGCGATCGTCGTTCTGATCGTCTTCGCGGTCGTCATTTCGCGCCACAGCGGCAACGCCGCCGTCTCCGTAAAGACGCAGCGCATCGCGCTCGCGAACTTCACCGTGAAACTCCCGGAGAACGGGGTGGTGATGCATCCGCATACCGCGACGATCCCAACGCTGGTCGCAGGCAATATCGGCCAGATCTACGTTCGCTCCGGAGAGTACGTCTCGCAGGGCCAGCTCTTGGCGACGGTTCAAAACCCGACGCTTCAATTCAACGCAGCGGGGTCGGAGGCCGATTACTCCTCTTCGGTCGCCAACGTCTCGAGCGCGCGCGTCAACGAGCAAAACGCCAAGGTGCAGTATCAAGCCGCGGTCGATACGGCGCTTGCCAATCTGAAGGAAGCCAAACGCGTTTACGACGCCGATCTCGCGCTGCTGCAAAACAAGGCCATCGCTCGCAACGTCGTCGATGCCGACAAGGCGAAACTGGACGTCGCGCAAGTGACGTACGATCAGGCAGTAGCACAGCTCCGGCTCGGCGCGGTATCCGGCTACGGCCAAAATAGCGTGCAGGCCGCACAGGCAGCCGCACGCAAGGCGCAAATCCTCAACAGCCAAAACGAGCAACAACTCGCCTTCACCCGCATCGTTGCGCCGTTCTCCGGCATGATTCAGACGGTCGCGACGCAATCGGGCGATTCCCTCCGCTCGATGCAACCGGGCGACAGCGTGAGCGCCGGGCAATCGCTCTTTACCATCGCCGGCGGCGCGGGATATATCGTCAAGGCACAGGTCGACGAGCAAGACATCATCAACGTTCGCGTCGGCCAACACGCGATCGTCAGCGGCCAGGACTTCCCCGGAACGAAGATTCGCGGCCACGTCGTTCAGATCGCTCCGGTCGCAGTAAAATCGACCGACGCATCGAGCACCGCAAAACAGGTGCTCACGACGATCGCCCTCGACGAATCGCCATCGTTCCTCAAGGACGGCATGAGCGCCGACGTCGATATCCTCACCACCGAAATACCCAACGCGATCGCCGTCCCCAACGATGCGATCGTGAAGGATGGCGGAAAATCGTACGTCTATCTCGATGTGAAAGGTATCGCTAAAAAGCAACTCGTCACGACCGGCCGCATCGGCGATACGACGACGATCGTCACCTCGGGGCTCTCTCCCGGCGAGTTGATCGTCGCGCAGAGCAATCCGCTGATCAAAGACGGCTCGGCCGTTAAGCCGATGCCCTCGCCCTCACCTTCGAGTTCGCCAGCGACACCGTGA
- a CDS encoding ABC transporter permease, translated as MNRLLAYLDEAVASLWRNRVRSILTMLGMIIGSASIIAVFGISRAATSGINSTFASFGQSPVIVYVDNSQNYPQQAQIHYRDLAPVEAALGNSAASVLPIWQKTFPVSFGSKRDYVPVNPDSAYHSDGLKMAEGRRIDAQDVNSAARVCNITQDIATKFFGNQPAVGNFLRVNGGQYRVIGVFADIKGSFLNSIGGTSNLLVPYTTYHSNLTDAPMDFLAIYPTDPLRADAVGKVAIAALQHIHGRRAKYTMQNTADQLKIFTNVLSIVGLGLSVIGGVALVVAGIGIMNIMLVSVTERTREIGIRKAIGANRNDIALQFLMEAVLLSICGGGIGMALGLLTTIGAASLLSKQLGTLLIPYLLIVSIALIFSLLVGTVFGTYPALRAAAMDPIEALRS; from the coding sequence GTGAACCGACTCCTAGCCTACCTGGACGAAGCCGTAGCTTCGCTCTGGCGCAACCGCGTTCGCTCGATCCTCACGATGCTCGGGATGATCATCGGCAGCGCTTCGATCATCGCGGTGTTCGGTATCAGCCGTGCGGCCACCAGCGGAATCAACAGCACGTTCGCCTCGTTCGGGCAGTCGCCGGTCATCGTCTACGTCGACAACTCGCAGAATTACCCCCAGCAGGCGCAGATTCACTATCGCGATCTCGCGCCGGTGGAAGCGGCGCTGGGAAACTCGGCGGCTTCGGTGTTGCCGATTTGGCAGAAAACGTTTCCGGTAAGCTTCGGCAGCAAGCGCGATTACGTGCCGGTCAATCCCGATAGCGCGTACCACAGCGACGGGCTCAAGATGGCGGAGGGGAGACGCATCGACGCACAAGATGTGAACTCGGCCGCCCGCGTCTGCAATATCACTCAAGACATTGCGACGAAGTTTTTCGGAAACCAGCCCGCCGTCGGAAATTTCTTGCGCGTGAACGGCGGGCAGTATCGCGTGATCGGCGTTTTCGCCGACATCAAAGGTTCGTTTTTGAACAGTATCGGCGGCACCTCGAACCTGCTCGTGCCCTACACCACCTACCACTCGAACCTTACCGACGCTCCGATGGACTTTCTGGCGATCTACCCGACCGATCCGCTACGGGCCGATGCGGTCGGGAAAGTTGCGATCGCCGCGCTTCAGCACATTCACGGACGACGCGCCAAGTACACCATGCAGAACACCGCAGACCAACTGAAGATTTTCACCAACGTGTTGAGCATCGTCGGCCTGGGGCTCTCCGTGATCGGCGGCGTAGCCCTGGTCGTCGCGGGTATCGGGATCATGAACATCATGCTGGTCTCGGTCACCGAGCGCACGCGAGAGATCGGTATTCGCAAGGCGATCGGAGCCAACCGTAACGACATCGCGCTTCAATTTCTGATGGAGGCCGTGCTCCTCTCGATCTGCGGGGGCGGGATCGGTATGGCGCTGGGCTTGCTCACAACCATCGGCGCCGCCTCCCTTCTGAGCAAGCAACTCGGCACGCTGTTAATCCCGTACCTGCTGATCGTAAGCATCGCCCTGATCTTCTCGTTGCTCGTCGGAACCGTCTTCGGCACCTATCCGGCCCTTCGAGCGGCCGCCATGGACCCGATCGAGGCGCTGCGTTCGTAA
- a CDS encoding ABC transporter ATP-binding protein: MNNQSAIELRDIKKTYKNGALEVPVLHGINATIAHGEYVAIMGPSGSGKSTLMNLIGCLDRATSGTYILDGVDVSSLNDNELAEIRLKKLGFVFQGFNLLARTDAIKNVALPLFYAGVSQRKRNDAALAVLEQVGLADRAKHKPNELSGGQQQRVAIARALINDPAVLLADEPTGNLDTKTSDDILALFNKLYENGRTIIMVTHDEEVARNAKRIIRLRDGLIVSDGPPGA, translated from the coding sequence ATGAATAATCAGAGCGCGATCGAGTTGCGCGACATCAAAAAAACCTATAAAAACGGCGCGCTGGAAGTCCCGGTACTGCACGGCATCAACGCGACGATCGCGCACGGCGAGTACGTCGCGATCATGGGGCCGTCCGGCTCCGGAAAGTCGACGCTGATGAACCTGATCGGTTGCCTCGATCGGGCGACCAGCGGTACCTACATTCTCGACGGCGTCGACGTCTCGAGCCTCAACGATAACGAGCTGGCCGAGATCCGGCTCAAAAAACTCGGATTCGTCTTCCAAGGCTTCAATTTACTTGCGCGGACCGACGCGATCAAAAACGTCGCGTTGCCCCTCTTTTACGCCGGGGTCTCCCAGCGTAAGCGCAACGACGCCGCCTTGGCGGTGCTCGAACAAGTCGGCCTGGCCGACCGGGCCAAGCACAAGCCGAACGAACTCTCGGGTGGCCAGCAGCAGCGCGTCGCGATCGCCCGAGCCCTGATTAACGACCCGGCAGTGCTCCTGGCCGACGAGCCGACCGGGAATTTGGATACCAAGACCAGCGACGATATTCTGGCCTTGTTCAACAAACTCTATGAAAACGGGCGTACGATCATCATGGTCACCCACGACGAAGAGGTTGCCCGTAATGCCAAGCGGATTATCCGTCTACGAGACGGGCTGATCGTTTCGGACGGGCCGCCAGGCGCCTAG
- a CDS encoding TolC family protein, which translates to MSAAAAFIAAAAFPALASAQTPPPMTLGDAVAYALNHSSTVAQKVAAVAQAYNALGKQRIASLPTVNGSLQSYLAKNSNYGGAYAIIGAQQQQQFSQNTAQIGTQYTLQTGGLGMIQLTTARAQVAQAQQDLANAEDQVATTVTDAFYSVVQKQAIVAVDSSDLAYQNVLVSDAKAKERAGVAAGVDVLKARVAQAKSNSTLVGAQTDVVNARETLAQSIGAPLETRFIFPAQIQSPPLPSQPLAKLESIALAARPDLKSAGEALAAARETRKGFSRELFPSVQLGAAFGNQFSPTNVQYIFNSSGQPIGIAPRVGSPGFWSLSAVSTFTLPLMDYGARHFEMKNDDAQVVAAQATVDQTASQVRLDVRESFRSAQTALVQLGYANDESRLGTESARIAQLQYQHGLIALSDVLQTQQQSVVAQSDLVNAKVAYVDAIVKLRVSLGIYDARSAVADLR; encoded by the coding sequence TTGTCGGCAGCCGCAGCGTTTATCGCTGCGGCTGCCTTCCCGGCACTCGCTTCCGCGCAAACGCCGCCGCCGATGACGCTCGGCGACGCGGTGGCGTACGCGCTGAATCACAGTTCGACGGTCGCGCAGAAGGTCGCCGCGGTCGCGCAGGCCTACAACGCCCTCGGAAAGCAGCGCATCGCTTCGCTACCGACGGTCAACGGCTCGCTTCAAAGCTACCTCGCTAAGAACTCGAACTACGGCGGTGCGTATGCGATCATCGGCGCGCAACAGCAGCAGCAATTCAGCCAAAACACCGCGCAAATCGGGACGCAGTACACGCTGCAGACCGGCGGGCTGGGCATGATTCAGCTCACGACGGCCCGCGCTCAGGTAGCGCAAGCGCAACAGGACTTGGCAAACGCGGAGGACCAGGTCGCCACCACCGTCACCGACGCATTCTACTCGGTCGTTCAAAAACAAGCGATCGTAGCGGTCGACAGTTCGGATCTGGCATACCAAAACGTCCTCGTGTCCGATGCAAAGGCCAAAGAGCGCGCGGGCGTTGCCGCCGGAGTCGACGTCCTCAAAGCCCGTGTCGCGCAAGCCAAAAGCAACTCCACGCTCGTCGGCGCGCAGACCGACGTGGTGAACGCACGCGAAACGCTCGCCCAAAGCATCGGCGCGCCGCTCGAGACGCGCTTCATTTTTCCGGCCCAGATTCAGAGCCCGCCGCTGCCGTCACAGCCGCTCGCCAAGCTCGAGTCGATCGCATTGGCCGCCCGCCCCGATCTGAAATCCGCAGGCGAGGCGCTGGCAGCCGCGAGGGAGACGCGCAAGGGCTTTAGCCGAGAACTCTTTCCATCGGTTCAATTGGGAGCCGCGTTCGGCAACCAGTTCTCGCCGACCAACGTGCAGTACATCTTCAACTCCTCCGGCCAGCCGATCGGCATAGCCCCGCGGGTCGGTAGCCCGGGATTTTGGTCGCTCTCGGCCGTAAGCACGTTCACGCTCCCGCTGATGGACTACGGAGCCCGCCACTTCGAGATGAAAAACGACGATGCGCAGGTCGTTGCGGCGCAGGCCACGGTCGATCAAACCGCGAGCCAAGTCCGCTTGGACGTGCGCGAAAGCTTTCGTTCCGCGCAGACGGCGCTTGTCCAATTAGGCTACGCCAACGATGAATCGCGGCTCGGCACGGAATCGGCCCGAATCGCGCAACTGCAATACCAGCACGGCCTTATCGCCCTCTCCGACGTTCTCCAAACGCAGCAGCAATCGGTCGTCGCGCAATCCGACTTGGTCAACGCCAAGGTCGCTTACGTGGACGCCATCGTCAAACTCCGCGTCAGCCTGGGCATCTACGATGCGCGCAGCGCCGTCGCCGATCTGAGGTAA